The Streptomyces sp. NBC_01275 genome has a segment encoding these proteins:
- a CDS encoding FadR/GntR family transcriptional regulator: MAVTDEAMDKIKAMIVAGDLAPGSRLPKEEILAGQLGLSRSSLREAVRALTAMRILVTRQGDGTYVSSLEPHLLLEALSFASDVSQGQTALQLLEVRRLLEPQATGLAATLLDAEDLQELGAILERSRSAATVEEFVGHDIAFHLRIVEAVGNPVLSMLLRVLSTRTQRVRIVRGTRTQRAVEHAHREHDEILRALRSRDAQLAVSTATVHIAAVEQWLAAGLVGDPLGALDG, from the coding sequence GTGGCAGTGACGGACGAGGCCATGGACAAGATCAAGGCGATGATCGTGGCCGGCGACCTCGCGCCGGGCTCGCGGCTGCCCAAGGAGGAGATCCTCGCCGGACAGCTCGGACTGTCCCGCAGTTCGCTGCGCGAGGCGGTGCGGGCGCTGACCGCCATGCGGATCCTGGTGACCCGCCAGGGGGACGGCACGTACGTGTCCAGTCTGGAGCCCCATCTCCTGCTGGAGGCGCTGTCCTTCGCCTCGGACGTCTCGCAGGGGCAGACGGCCCTGCAACTGCTCGAGGTGCGCCGGCTGCTCGAACCCCAGGCGACGGGGCTGGCCGCCACGCTGCTCGACGCGGAGGACCTCCAGGAGCTGGGCGCCATCCTGGAGCGGTCCCGGTCCGCCGCGACGGTCGAGGAGTTCGTCGGCCACGACATCGCGTTCCATCTGCGGATCGTCGAGGCGGTCGGCAATCCGGTGCTGTCCATGCTGCTGCGCGTGCTGTCCACCCGCACCCAGCGGGTCCGCATCGTCCGGGGCACCCGGACCCAGCGGGCCGTGGAGCACGCCCACCGGGAGCACGACGAGATTCTCCGCGCACTGCGGTCCCGCGACGCGCAGTTGGCGGTCTCCACCGCCACGGTCCACATCGCGGCGGTGGAGCAGTGGCTGGCGGCCGGCCTCGTCGGGGATCCCCTCGGCGCACTCGACGGCTGA
- a CDS encoding ABC transporter permease, whose product MSATTDVTDPGAGTAQKPAAEGARRRLDLGRFRELSLIPAILVLGLIGFIVSPAFLTSDNLIGVAQQSTELSLLVLATALILICGRMDLSLESTIGVAPVIAVWLVLPTSGARFTGLGLFPEWTAVPLCLLVGVAIGAVNGFLILKLRLNGFIVTLGMLTMLRGLQVALSEGQSIVELPSSFTYLGKASWWGAPAAIWICVVLFALGSAALAWLRHGRALYAIGGNAEAARTAGIRVDRIVWAVLIIGSLLAAFAGILYSGHYGSISATQGSGWIFQVFAATVIGGVSLNGGKGSVFGALTGVLTLQLVVNVMTLAGVPPLWNQFLNGAIIIVALIISRFASGEKQE is encoded by the coding sequence ATGTCCGCCACCACAGATGTCACCGACCCGGGAGCGGGCACGGCGCAGAAGCCCGCCGCCGAGGGCGCCCGGCGGAGGCTCGACCTCGGCCGCTTCCGTGAGCTGTCGCTGATCCCGGCCATCCTGGTCCTGGGGCTGATCGGGTTCATCGTCTCGCCGGCCTTCCTGACCTCGGACAACCTGATCGGCGTGGCCCAGCAGTCCACCGAGCTGAGCCTGCTGGTCCTCGCCACCGCGCTGATCCTGATCTGCGGACGGATGGACCTGTCCCTGGAGTCGACCATCGGCGTGGCTCCGGTCATCGCCGTCTGGCTGGTCCTGCCCACCAGCGGCGCGCGGTTCACCGGCCTCGGGCTGTTCCCGGAGTGGACGGCCGTGCCGCTCTGTCTGCTGGTCGGCGTGGCGATCGGGGCCGTCAACGGGTTCCTGATCCTGAAGCTGCGCCTGAACGGCTTCATCGTCACCCTCGGCATGCTCACCATGCTGCGCGGGCTCCAGGTCGCACTCTCCGAGGGCCAGTCCATCGTCGAACTGCCGTCCTCCTTCACCTACTTGGGCAAGGCGTCATGGTGGGGCGCGCCCGCCGCGATCTGGATCTGCGTGGTGCTGTTCGCCCTCGGCAGCGCCGCCCTGGCCTGGCTGCGGCACGGCCGGGCACTGTACGCGATCGGCGGCAACGCGGAGGCGGCGCGCACGGCAGGCATCCGGGTGGACCGGATCGTGTGGGCGGTCCTGATCATCGGCAGTCTGCTGGCCGCGTTCGCCGGCATCCTCTACAGCGGTCACTACGGCTCGATCTCCGCCACCCAGGGCAGCGGCTGGATCTTCCAGGTCTTCGCCGCGACCGTGATCGGCGGGGTCAGCCTCAACGGCGGCAAGGGCTCCGTGTTCGGCGCGCTGACCGGTGTGCTGACGCTCCAGCTCGTGGTCAACGTGATGACGCTGGCGGGTGTGCCGCCGTTGTGGAACCAGTTCCTCAACGGCGCGATCATCATCGTCGCGCTGATCATCTCCCGCTTCGCGTCCGGCGAGAAGCAGGAGTAG
- a CDS encoding DUF1697 domain-containing protein: MLYIAFLRGINVPGRSVKMDHLRGLFRDMGFDSVRSHIQSGNVFFETDEEDRKVLADTIGAGLREALGYDVAVCLRTIPEVEALIALDPFKDVTVTEGMRCCVVFTTERIDPALELPLLSPKKDMEIIGASPYEAFVVWYLIKGRPPAAKGFQRHLGHDATTRFFHTLVAILAAAKKGVS; encoded by the coding sequence TTGCTCTACATCGCATTCCTGCGAGGCATCAACGTCCCCGGCCGCTCGGTGAAGATGGACCATCTGCGAGGGCTGTTCCGTGACATGGGCTTCGACTCCGTCCGCAGCCACATCCAGAGCGGGAACGTCTTCTTCGAGACCGACGAAGAGGACCGGAAGGTGCTCGCCGACACGATCGGCGCCGGTCTCCGGGAAGCCCTCGGCTACGACGTGGCGGTCTGCCTGCGCACGATCCCCGAGGTGGAGGCGCTGATCGCGCTCGACCCGTTCAAGGACGTCACCGTCACCGAGGGCATGCGCTGCTGCGTGGTGTTCACGACCGAGCGGATCGATCCGGCGCTGGAGCTGCCGCTGCTGTCCCCGAAGAAGGACATGGAGATCATCGGCGCCAGTCCCTACGAGGCCTTCGTGGTCTGGTACCTGATCAAGGGGCGGCCCCCCGCCGCCAAGGGCTTCCAGCGGCACCTGGGACATGACGCGACGACGCGCTTCTTCCACACCCTCGTAGCCATCCTCGCGGCCGCCAAGAAGGGCGTGTCCTGA
- a CDS encoding DUF4157 domain-containing protein — protein sequence MRDGAAPARADGARTAADRRSAETEAGCDLTAGRPLDPAVRLAMEARLGADLSRVRLHTDGAAAAAADRQHAKAFTVDQDIVFGAGEYSPGDTSGRALLAHELAHTVQQARGGPAPAGGRSAERAADAMAAGGGARTAGGGARTAGSFAGGAGSTAGTAVGIARQPKDGEPKDGQAKEGAPQDGRRAPGPGPDSLGFFGDAMIDLVAGGFAADGLAHRMLAGALRSFLAQLRREAEAGAGQGVAALKAKVAEFLVPANAREFGRGYGLGVAAGFVSPATDLLMLTATAEQLPLIAAGVLTRAGQAGAGLAAEALQLERDLRARADELPGMLTTLWLTSPREIYQLIEDQGPATEQAAAEIGRNAARTLAALVTGKGSAEESGKGEAGDKGEAGDKEAGGGLPGQPKGPETLGQILGTHTAAELSGPVSFGVGKASRAVDAQLTTPHSRTGYDVGHAVGAIVSNLLLALFSVGVGNVISKLAGTLGRFGGLLGRVGEGVAVLGAAVTAVEEAIAAVAGVVLRAKPLQRLLGPLMKVCERLIGFLRRVLGIAGRGVEAAATHGAATAGERLAEHGPTAHPPGPAPAPAPATPKPATPSPAPAAPKPATPSPAPAAPELASTTPTPAPLKPAPATPAPAPAARPGAKVLPLKRATPPPVSELSRTQRAKLDALPKGGSEVSHLPAPHQPRLPDEIPHVAAVHAEEDAVLAATGTDGPGPAPARPGEVRASAAGGGRPPKAGTNKAVPNKTVPSKTVSDKVVPNKPVPAGTRRTAGPKAAGSGKAGATAAPGRSGPAARPGGGPRTPDDEFEDFVTWLKGEGATTLPESSEMLEFFAYRNGTRARAAYRSAMGTEHATVDLSKSQALHLHPQSEGWKSVPDYNPDDALTFFGNDPLLPGEKWAKPWDQAKHRSLDGPWKSAQREWVKRGSVTPQEVYDAVAAAIDQAPHMTPARKATLKARLQDEMFVEHGLIPDKPYSAKPVPHHLRKPPKRQR from the coding sequence ATGAGAGACGGTGCCGCACCGGCCCGCGCCGACGGCGCCCGGACTGCGGCGGACCGACGCTCGGCCGAGACCGAGGCGGGCTGCGACCTGACCGCGGGCCGTCCACTCGATCCGGCCGTCCGGCTGGCGATGGAGGCCAGGCTGGGCGCCGACCTGTCCCGGGTCCGGTTGCACACCGACGGCGCCGCGGCAGCGGCGGCCGACCGACAGCACGCCAAGGCCTTCACCGTGGACCAGGACATCGTCTTCGGAGCCGGCGAGTACAGCCCCGGCGACACGTCGGGCCGCGCGCTGCTCGCCCACGAACTGGCGCACACCGTGCAACAGGCCCGCGGCGGGCCCGCACCGGCGGGCGGGCGCTCCGCCGAGCGGGCGGCCGACGCGATGGCGGCGGGGGGCGGCGCGAGGACGGCGGGGGGCGGCGCGAGGACGGCGGGGTCCTTCGCCGGAGGCGCGGGGAGTACGGCGGGCACCGCGGTGGGGATCGCCCGGCAGCCCAAGGACGGGGAACCCAAGGACGGGCAGGCCAAGGAGGGGGCGCCCCAGGACGGGCGGCGGGCCCCGGGACCGGGACCGGACTCGCTCGGATTCTTCGGGGACGCGATGATCGATCTCGTCGCCGGAGGGTTCGCCGCCGACGGGCTCGCGCACCGCATGCTGGCCGGCGCCCTGCGCTCCTTCCTCGCCCAGCTGCGCCGGGAGGCCGAGGCGGGAGCCGGGCAGGGCGTCGCCGCACTGAAGGCGAAGGTCGCGGAGTTCCTGGTGCCGGCCAACGCCAGGGAGTTCGGCCGCGGATACGGCCTCGGGGTGGCGGCCGGCTTCGTCAGCCCCGCCACCGATCTGCTGATGCTGACCGCGACGGCTGAGCAACTCCCCCTGATCGCGGCCGGTGTGCTGACGCGCGCCGGCCAGGCCGGGGCCGGGCTGGCCGCGGAGGCCCTGCAACTGGAACGCGACCTGCGGGCCAGGGCGGACGAGCTGCCGGGCATGCTCACCACCCTGTGGCTGACCAGCCCCCGCGAGATCTACCAGCTGATCGAGGACCAGGGGCCCGCGACCGAGCAGGCGGCCGCGGAGATCGGCCGCAACGCCGCACGGACCCTGGCGGCGCTCGTCACCGGCAAGGGCTCGGCCGAGGAAAGCGGCAAGGGCGAGGCAGGCGACAAGGGCGAGGCAGGCGACAAGGAGGCGGGCGGCGGGCTGCCGGGGCAGCCGAAGGGGCCCGAGACCCTCGGCCAGATCCTCGGCACGCACACCGCCGCCGAACTCAGCGGCCCCGTCAGCTTCGGCGTCGGCAAGGCGAGCCGCGCCGTCGACGCCCAGCTCACCACCCCCCACTCACGGACCGGATACGACGTCGGTCACGCGGTGGGCGCGATCGTGAGCAACCTGTTGCTGGCCCTCTTCAGCGTCGGCGTCGGCAACGTCATCAGCAAACTCGCCGGGACCCTCGGCCGCTTCGGCGGGCTGCTCGGCCGGGTCGGCGAGGGCGTCGCGGTGCTGGGCGCGGCCGTGACCGCCGTGGAGGAGGCGATCGCGGCGGTAGCCGGGGTCGTACTCAGGGCGAAGCCCTTGCAGCGGCTGCTCGGGCCGCTCATGAAGGTGTGCGAGCGGCTCATCGGGTTCCTGCGGCGGGTGCTCGGGATCGCCGGGCGTGGGGTCGAGGCTGCGGCGACGCACGGAGCGGCGACGGCCGGCGAGCGGCTCGCGGAACACGGCCCGACGGCACACCCGCCGGGTCCGGCACCCGCACCGGCCCCGGCGACTCCCAAGCCCGCGACTCCTTCGCCGGCCCCGGCGGCTCCCAAGCCCGCGACTCCTTCGCCGGCCCCGGCGGCTCCCGAGCTCGCGTCCACGACCCCCACGCCCGCCCCACTGAAACCCGCTCCCGCGACACCCGCGCCGGCCCCCGCGGCCCGGCCCGGCGCGAAGGTGCTGCCCCTCAAACGCGCGACGCCCCCGCCCGTGTCCGAGCTCAGCCGCACCCAACGGGCCAAGCTGGACGCCCTCCCCAAGGGCGGGAGCGAGGTGAGCCATCTCCCGGCCCCGCACCAGCCCCGGCTCCCGGACGAGATCCCGCACGTCGCGGCGGTCCACGCGGAGGAGGACGCGGTCCTCGCAGCGACCGGCACGGACGGCCCCGGCCCTGCCCCGGCACGACCGGGCGAGGTCCGGGCGTCGGCGGCAGGCGGTGGCCGACCGCCCAAGGCAGGGACCAACAAGGCTGTGCCCAACAAGACCGTGCCCAGTAAAACCGTGTCCGACAAGGTCGTGCCCAACAAGCCCGTTCCGGCCGGGACACGGCGGACGGCCGGTCCGAAGGCAGCCGGGAGCGGGAAGGCGGGGGCCACGGCGGCGCCGGGCCGATCCGGCCCCGCCGCCCGCCCGGGCGGCGGCCCCCGCACTCCCGACGACGAGTTCGAGGACTTCGTGACCTGGCTGAAGGGGGAGGGCGCGACGACACTGCCGGAGTCCTCCGAGATGCTCGAGTTCTTCGCGTACCGCAACGGCACGCGGGCACGAGCGGCGTATCGCAGCGCGATGGGAACCGAGCACGCGACGGTGGACCTGAGCAAGTCGCAGGCACTGCACCTCCACCCCCAGTCGGAGGGGTGGAAGAGCGTGCCGGACTACAACCCGGACGACGCCCTCACCTTCTTCGGGAACGATCCGCTGCTGCCCGGGGAGAAGTGGGCGAAGCCGTGGGACCAGGCCAAGCACCGCAGCCTCGACGGCCCCTGGAAGTCGGCGCAGAGGGAGTGGGTGAAACGCGGAAGCGTGACGCCCCAGGAGGTGTACGACGCGGTGGCCGCCGCCATCGACCAGGCCCCCCATATGACACCCGCCCGTAAGGCGACCCTCAAAGCGCGGCTCCAGGACGAGATGTTCGTCGAGCATGGCCTGATCCCCGACAAGCCGTACTCCGCGAAGCCCGTGCCGCACCACCTCCGCAAGCCGCCCAAGAGGCAACGATGA
- the glpK gene encoding glycerol kinase GlpK, producing MADFVGAVDQGTTSTRFMIFDHAGNEVAKHQLEHAQILPRSGWVEHDPVEIWERTNSVMQNALRHGNLAPEDLAAIGITNQRETTVVWDPRNGRPYYNAIVWQDTRTDSIAAALERSGQGDVIRRKAGLPPATYFSGGKIQWILENVDGVREAAEQGHAVFGNTDCWVLWNLTGGPDGGIHATDVTNASRTMLMDLETLDWDDELLGFFGIPRRMLPKINPSSHAEAYGVTRTSRPLRAAIPIAGVLGDQQAATVGQVCYAPGEAKNTYGTGNFLVLNTGTELVRSQNGLLTTVAYQFGDSPAIYALEGSIAVTGSAVQWLRDQLKIISDAAESETLARTVEDNGGMYFVPAFSGLFAPYWRSDARGAIVGLARYNDNGHLARATLEAICYQSRDVVEAMEQDSGVHLDVLKVDGGVTANDLCMQIQADVLGVPVSRPVVAETTALGAAYAAGLATGFWRDTDELRTHWQESKRWEPQWSEEQRAEGYAGWKKAVERTLDWATVE from the coding sequence ATGGCTGACTTCGTCGGCGCGGTGGACCAAGGCACCACCAGCACCCGATTCATGATCTTCGACCACGCGGGCAACGAGGTGGCGAAGCACCAACTGGAGCACGCGCAGATCCTCCCGCGCTCCGGGTGGGTCGAGCACGACCCGGTGGAGATCTGGGAGCGCACCAACTCGGTGATGCAGAACGCCCTGCGGCACGGGAACCTGGCGCCGGAGGACCTGGCGGCGATCGGCATCACGAATCAGCGGGAGACCACCGTCGTATGGGATCCGCGCAACGGACGCCCTTACTACAACGCCATCGTCTGGCAGGACACCCGCACCGACTCCATCGCCGCGGCCCTGGAACGCTCAGGCCAGGGCGACGTCATCCGCCGCAAGGCGGGACTGCCGCCGGCGACGTACTTCTCCGGCGGCAAGATCCAGTGGATCCTGGAGAACGTCGACGGCGTCCGCGAGGCCGCCGAGCAGGGACACGCGGTCTTCGGCAACACGGACTGCTGGGTCCTGTGGAACCTCACCGGCGGCCCCGACGGCGGCATCCACGCCACCGACGTGACCAACGCCAGCCGCACCATGCTGATGGACCTGGAGACCCTCGACTGGGACGACGAACTGCTGGGCTTCTTCGGCATCCCCCGGCGCATGCTCCCCAAGATCAACCCCTCGTCCCACGCCGAGGCGTACGGGGTCACCCGTACCTCCCGCCCGCTGCGGGCCGCCATCCCCATCGCCGGGGTGCTCGGCGACCAGCAGGCGGCCACGGTCGGCCAGGTCTGCTACGCGCCGGGCGAGGCCAAGAACACCTACGGCACCGGCAACTTCCTGGTCCTCAACACCGGTACGGAGCTGGTGCGTTCGCAGAACGGGCTGCTCACCACGGTGGCCTACCAGTTCGGCGACAGCCCGGCGATCTACGCCCTGGAGGGCTCCATCGCGGTCACCGGGTCCGCGGTGCAGTGGCTGCGGGACCAGTTGAAGATCATCAGCGACGCGGCCGAGAGCGAGACGCTGGCCCGTACCGTCGAGGACAACGGCGGGATGTACTTCGTCCCGGCCTTCTCGGGCCTGTTCGCCCCGTACTGGCGTTCCGACGCACGCGGCGCGATCGTCGGTCTCGCCCGCTACAACGACAACGGGCATCTCGCCCGCGCGACCCTGGAAGCCATCTGCTACCAGAGCCGCGACGTCGTCGAGGCGATGGAGCAGGACTCCGGCGTCCACCTGGACGTGCTGAAGGTCGACGGCGGCGTGACCGCCAACGACCTGTGCATGCAGATCCAGGCCGATGTGCTCGGCGTGCCGGTGAGCCGCCCGGTCGTCGCCGAGACCACCGCGCTCGGCGCCGCCTACGCGGCGGGGCTGGCCACCGGCTTCTGGCGCGACACCGACGAACTGCGCACCCACTGGCAGGAGTCCAAGCGCTGGGAGCCCCAGTGGTCCGAGGAACAGCGGGCCGAGGGGTACGCGGGCTGGAAGAAGGCGGTGGAGCGCACGCTCGACTGGGCCACCGTCGAGTAA
- a CDS encoding sugar ABC transporter ATP-binding protein, with product MAETASAPAHGGGSPAPVAEAIGVGKRFGATVALRDARIAVAAGESHALVGRNGAGKSTLVSLLTGLQRPDTGAVRFSGEPAPAVGDIDAWRSRVACVYQRSTIIQDLTVAENLFLNRQSAGPLQPIRWKQLRRRAEELLGEYGVDVDPTARARELTVEQRQFVEIARALSFGARFIVLDEPTAKLDARGIGRLFDKLHDLRRQGVAFLFISHHLQEVYDLCTTVTVYRDATHVLTAPVAEVGHQALVEAMTGETASPTGSSLGGASLGDSSAAAPAEVRELLTIEGLTLPGACRDLSLAVRSGEVVGLAGAAASGNVRVGEAVAGLHRAEAGRISVGGRGVRTGSVPSALAAGVGLVPEDRHLQGLVNNRSVAENATLTVTGQLGPFGTVLPSRTRVFAQRMIRDLDIKTPGAGTPVSALSGGNQQKVVVARALATDPRVLVAVRPTNGVDVRSKEFLLRRIRQVADGGKAALIVSDELDDLRGCDRVVVMFHGRVVAEFAPGWRDEQMVAAMEGVAGRADASDTDEHGR from the coding sequence ATGGCGGAGACCGCGTCCGCGCCGGCGCACGGCGGCGGCAGCCCGGCCCCGGTGGCCGAGGCCATCGGAGTCGGCAAACGGTTCGGCGCGACCGTGGCGCTGCGCGACGCCCGGATCGCCGTCGCCGCCGGTGAGTCGCACGCCCTGGTGGGCCGCAACGGAGCCGGCAAGTCGACGCTCGTGTCCCTGCTGACCGGACTCCAGCGGCCCGACACCGGCGCCGTGCGCTTCTCGGGCGAACCGGCCCCGGCCGTCGGCGACATCGACGCCTGGCGCTCCCGGGTCGCCTGCGTCTATCAACGGTCCACCATCATCCAGGACTTGACCGTCGCGGAGAACCTCTTCCTCAACCGGCAGAGCGCGGGCCCCCTGCAGCCCATCCGCTGGAAGCAACTGCGCCGACGGGCCGAGGAACTCCTCGGCGAGTACGGCGTGGACGTCGATCCCACCGCCCGGGCGAGGGAACTCACGGTGGAGCAGCGGCAGTTCGTGGAGATCGCCCGCGCGCTGTCGTTCGGCGCACGCTTCATCGTCCTGGACGAGCCGACCGCGAAGCTCGACGCCCGCGGCATCGGCCGACTCTTCGACAAACTCCACGACCTACGGCGGCAGGGCGTCGCCTTCCTCTTCATCTCCCACCACCTCCAGGAGGTGTACGACCTCTGCACCACCGTCACCGTCTACCGTGACGCGACCCATGTCCTCACCGCGCCCGTCGCCGAGGTGGGTCACCAGGCCCTGGTGGAGGCCATGACCGGAGAGACCGCTTCCCCCACCGGCAGTTCCCTCGGCGGCGCTTCGCTCGGCGACAGCTCTGCCGCCGCACCGGCCGAGGTCCGGGAACTCCTGACGATCGAGGGCCTCACCCTTCCCGGCGCCTGCCGTGATCTGTCGCTGGCGGTCCGTTCCGGCGAGGTCGTCGGGCTCGCCGGAGCGGCGGCCAGCGGCAATGTGCGGGTGGGGGAGGCCGTGGCCGGTCTGCACCGCGCCGAGGCGGGCCGGATCTCGGTCGGCGGCCGCGGTGTCCGCACGGGCAGCGTCCCGTCGGCGCTCGCCGCCGGCGTCGGGCTGGTCCCGGAGGACCGCCATCTCCAGGGGCTGGTCAACAACCGCAGTGTGGCGGAGAACGCGACGCTCACCGTCACCGGCCAACTCGGGCCGTTCGGCACGGTGTTGCCCTCCCGGACCAGGGTCTTCGCGCAGCGCATGATCCGGGATCTCGACATCAAGACCCCGGGGGCGGGCACCCCCGTGTCCGCGCTGTCCGGCGGCAACCAGCAGAAGGTCGTGGTCGCGCGGGCGCTGGCCACCGACCCCCGGGTCCTGGTGGCCGTCCGCCCCACCAACGGGGTGGACGTCCGTTCCAAGGAGTTCCTGCTGCGCCGTATCCGCCAGGTCGCGGACGGCGGGAAGGCCGCGCTGATCGTCTCCGACGAGCTGGACGACCTGAGGGGGTGCGACCGGGTCGTCGTCATGTTCCACGGCCGGGTGGTCGCCGAGTTCGCCCCCGGCTGGCGGGACGAGCAGATGGTCGCCGCCATGGAGGGCGTGGCCGGCCGGGCCGACGCATCCGACACCGACGAGCACGGAAGGTAG
- a CDS encoding sugar ABC transporter substrate-binding protein, whose protein sequence is MKLARTRSTAAAVGAVVAALTLLTACNRDSSGSGGSGGDSPAIGIDLPRADSDFWNSYAEYLKKDIKTDAVNALPLSNSQNDITKLVANVQVFENTGAKAVVMAPQDTGAIASTLDTLASKKIPVVSVDTRPDKGDVYMVVRADNRAYGTKACEFLGKQLGGTGKVAELQGALDSINGRDRSEAFAQCMKEKFPKIQVFELPTDWKGDVASAKLQSLLAQHPDLNGVYMQAGGVFLQPTLALLEQKGLLKPAGQKGHISIISNDGIPQEFEAIRKGQIDATVSQPADLYAKYALYYAQAAADGKTFEPGKTDHDSTIIKIPNGLEDQLPAPLVTKDNVDDKTLWGNNVGQ, encoded by the coding sequence ATGAAGCTCGCTCGCACCCGTTCCACCGCCGCAGCAGTCGGCGCCGTCGTCGCGGCCCTCACCCTCCTCACCGCGTGCAACCGGGACAGCTCGGGCTCGGGCGGGTCGGGCGGCGACAGCCCCGCCATCGGGATCGACCTGCCCCGCGCCGACTCGGACTTCTGGAACTCCTACGCCGAATACCTGAAGAAGGACATCAAGACCGACGCGGTCAACGCGCTGCCGCTGAGCAACTCGCAGAACGACATCACCAAACTGGTCGCCAACGTCCAGGTGTTCGAGAACACGGGCGCCAAGGCCGTCGTCATGGCCCCGCAGGACACCGGCGCCATCGCCTCCACCCTCGACACCCTCGCCTCGAAGAAGATCCCCGTGGTGAGCGTCGACACCCGCCCCGACAAGGGCGACGTCTACATGGTCGTACGCGCCGACAACCGGGCGTACGGCACCAAGGCCTGCGAGTTCCTCGGCAAGCAGCTCGGCGGCACGGGCAAGGTCGCCGAGCTGCAGGGGGCGTTGGACTCCATCAACGGGCGCGACCGCTCGGAGGCCTTCGCACAGTGCATGAAGGAGAAGTTCCCGAAGATCCAGGTGTTCGAGCTGCCCACCGACTGGAAGGGCGACGTGGCCTCCGCCAAGCTCCAGAGCCTGCTGGCCCAGCATCCCGACCTCAACGGCGTCTACATGCAGGCGGGCGGCGTCTTCCTGCAGCCGACGCTGGCCCTGCTGGAGCAGAAGGGACTGCTCAAGCCGGCCGGCCAGAAGGGGCACATCTCGATCATCTCCAACGACGGCATCCCGCAGGAGTTCGAAGCGATCCGCAAGGGCCAGATCGACGCCACCGTCTCCCAGCCCGCCGACCTCTACGCCAAGTACGCGCTGTACTACGCCCAGGCGGCGGCCGACGGCAAGACCTTCGAGCCCGGCAAGACGGACCACGACTCCACGATCATCAAGATCCCGAACGGCCTCGAGGACCAGCTGCCGGCGCCGCTGGTGACGAAGGACAACGTGGACGACAAGACCCTGTGGGGCAACAACGTCGGCCAGTGA
- a CDS encoding MIP/aquaporin family protein, with protein MAERFKRLGLIGEVSAEFAGTMILILFGCGVVAQVVAGGALTTPPGGLGNHDSIAWAWGIGVTMGVYVAARLSGAHLNPAVTVALATFKGFPWSKVAPYALAQTAGAFVAALIVRWNYTEALAKADPGHTIKTQGVFSTLPANGNPNLPVHEWGAFRDQVIGTAILLLLILAVTDLLNTPPGANLAPFIVGLIVVGIGMAWGTNAGYAINPARDFGPRLASFFTGYGTAWRDQYGNLYFWVPIIGPLVGGLLGAGLYKAFIGRFLPTAEPEPAGRIAPPED; from the coding sequence ATGGCTGAGCGATTCAAAAGATTGGGCTTGATCGGCGAGGTGTCGGCCGAGTTCGCCGGCACCATGATTCTCATCCTCTTCGGCTGTGGCGTGGTGGCCCAGGTCGTCGCCGGCGGAGCGCTCACCACGCCCCCGGGCGGCCTCGGAAACCACGACAGCATCGCCTGGGCCTGGGGCATCGGCGTCACCATGGGCGTCTACGTCGCCGCGCGGCTGAGCGGCGCCCACCTCAATCCGGCGGTGACCGTCGCCCTGGCCACGTTCAAGGGGTTCCCCTGGAGCAAGGTGGCGCCCTACGCGCTGGCGCAGACCGCCGGCGCCTTCGTGGCGGCCCTCATCGTGCGCTGGAACTACACCGAGGCCCTGGCCAAGGCCGACCCGGGGCACACCATCAAGACCCAGGGCGTCTTCTCCACGCTCCCCGCCAACGGCAATCCGAACCTGCCGGTCCACGAGTGGGGCGCGTTCCGCGACCAGGTCATCGGCACGGCCATCCTGCTGCTGCTGATCCTGGCGGTCACGGATCTGCTGAACACCCCGCCGGGCGCCAACCTGGCCCCGTTCATCGTCGGCCTGATCGTCGTGGGCATCGGCATGGCCTGGGGCACCAACGCGGGCTACGCGATCAACCCGGCCCGTGACTTCGGACCCCGGCTGGCGAGCTTCTTCACGGGCTACGGCACAGCATGGCGAGATCAGTACGGCAACCTCTACTTCTGGGTGCCGATCATCGGTCCCCTGGTCGGCGGCCTGTTGGGCGCCGGGCTGTACAAGGCCTTCATCGGTCGGTTCCTGCCGACGGCGGAGCCGGAGCCTGCGGGACGCATCGCGCCCCCCGAGGACTGA